The following proteins come from a genomic window of Streptomyces sp. NBC_01716:
- the argB gene encoding acetylglutamate kinase — protein sequence MTERAATTLPEHVQLVNGTSTGLSRAGAVVVVKFGGNAMVDTELRRTFAQDVVELWHAGLRPVVVHGGGPQISAMLDRLGLETRFEAGLRVTTPETMDVVRMVLAGRVQRELVGHINACGPPFAVGMTGEDAHTMAAVRRPARVNGRPVDIGLVGDIVDVNPGMVHALLEDGHIPVVSPVARGEGGEVYNVNADLAASALAVALGAERLVMLTDVAGLYENWPHSTEVIGRVTADALDGMLPGLAGGMLPKMEGCLRAVRGGVGRAHVLDGRVPHAVLRGVLDTTGPGTTVVPGTG from the coding sequence GTGAACGGTACGAGTACCGGCCTGAGCCGGGCCGGCGCCGTCGTCGTCGTCAAGTTCGGCGGCAACGCCATGGTGGACACCGAGCTGCGGCGCACATTCGCCCAGGACGTCGTGGAGTTGTGGCACGCGGGCCTGCGCCCGGTCGTCGTGCACGGCGGCGGCCCGCAGATCAGCGCGATGCTCGACCGCCTCGGCCTGGAGACGCGGTTCGAGGCGGGCCTGCGGGTGACCACGCCGGAGACCATGGATGTCGTACGCATGGTGCTGGCGGGCAGGGTCCAACGGGAGCTGGTCGGCCACATCAACGCCTGCGGGCCTCCCTTCGCCGTGGGCATGACCGGTGAGGACGCGCACACGATGGCGGCCGTACGACGGCCGGCCAGGGTGAACGGCCGGCCGGTCGACATCGGCCTCGTGGGCGACATCGTGGACGTGAACCCGGGCATGGTGCACGCCCTCCTGGAGGACGGCCATATCCCGGTGGTCTCCCCGGTGGCCCGCGGTGAGGGCGGAGAGGTCTACAACGTCAACGCCGATCTCGCGGCCTCAGCCCTGGCCGTGGCTCTCGGCGCCGAGCGCCTGGTGATGCTCACCGACGTGGCGGGGCTGTACGAGAACTGGCCGCACAGCACCGAGGTGATCGGGCGCGTGACCGCCGACGCGCTGGACGGGATGCTGCCGGGGCTGGCGGGCGGGATGCTGCCGAAGATGGAGGGCTGCCTGCGGGCCGTCCGAGGCGGTGTGGGACGGGCCCATGTGCTGGACGGGCGTGTGCCGCACGCCGTACTGCGAGGCGTGCTCGACACGACCGGCCCCGGCACCACGGTGGTTCCCGGCACCGGCTGA
- a CDS encoding GNAT family N-acetyltransferase, with protein MITATPPAPLPPAPYAPLAPTPSVRPARAQDAPALAALSQPFVRSGALRERPASLYAAHAADFLVTQGRPGGPLDGCVGLRVHPAGPGEGGRGAVGVLYNFCVAGRRQGHGVGAALLRSVLAVARARSLGALYTATTGGGGLFLRYGFAPTTALLAPVSWAESLDPRRNARILTKAL; from the coding sequence TTGATCACGGCTACGCCGCCCGCCCCGCTGCCGCCCGCGCCGTACGCGCCCCTCGCGCCGACGCCCTCCGTACGCCCCGCCCGCGCGCAGGACGCGCCCGCTCTCGCCGCGCTGTCCCAACCCTTCGTGCGATCAGGGGCGTTGCGGGAACGGCCCGCTTCGCTCTACGCCGCCCACGCCGCCGACTTCCTCGTGACGCAGGGCCGCCCCGGAGGCCCGCTCGACGGCTGCGTGGGCCTGCGCGTGCACCCGGCGGGTCCGGGGGAGGGCGGTCGCGGAGCGGTGGGCGTTCTCTACAACTTCTGCGTGGCCGGGCGGCGGCAGGGGCACGGAGTGGGGGCCGCGCTCCTGCGTTCCGTGCTGGCCGTGGCGCGCGCCCGGTCGCTGGGCGCGCTGTACACGGCGACGACCGGCGGCGGTGGCCTGTTCCTCCGGTACGGCTTCGCGCCCACGACGGCGCTTCTGGCGCCTGTGTCGTGGGCCGAGTCCCTGGACCCCCGGCGTAACGCGCGGATCCTTACGAAGGCTCTGTGA